From Wolbachia endosymbiont (group A) of Longitarsus flavicornis, the proteins below share one genomic window:
- a CDS encoding threonine aldolase family protein has protein sequence MEKTIDLRSDTTTLQSSNVIHAISSAIVGDFAYGEDKSCNNLSEYCKQLFKVEEALFVTSGMLANRLAIASQTSPGDELITHYNYHVNFFDSAGNAKVNSIVFNCIRNNTGILDIDEVEYAINSKPRYKIFAQVSLVSIENSINGFNGKIYPFKKQVELYNFLKAHNISLHLDGARIFNAHAETNVALADYAKYVDTMSFSFTKGLGAPFGSMLMGKREIIEKAKKLQVWLGSGYHQIGYCANAAKYVLQNNISRLKEDNKLAKLFADKIKEIPHVKLILPYPETNIVSFSIKELNVTNEFFLSKCQAYGLLLFPWLESHIRAVVHLGIEEADIINAAEIIKEVVLNLV, from the coding sequence ACACGCAATAAGTAGTGCAATCGTTGGAGATTTTGCTTACGGTGAAGACAAAAGCTGTAACAACTTATCGGAATATTGTAAACAATTATTCAAAGTAGAAGAAGCATTGTTCGTAACCAGTGGTATGCTTGCAAATAGGTTAGCTATTGCCAGTCAAACAAGTCCTGGTGATGAACTAATTACTCATTATAATTATCATGTTAATTTTTTCGATAGTGCAGGCAATGCAAAAGTAAATAGTATAGTGTTTAACTGTATTAGGAATAATACCGGAATCTTAGATATTGATGAAGTAGAATATGCTATTAACTCTAAACCGAGATATAAAATTTTTGCTCAGGTGAGTCTAGTTTCTATAGAAAATAGTATAAACGGGTTTAACGGTAAAATTTATCCTTTTAAGAAACAAGTAGAGTTATATAATTTCTTAAAAGCTCACAATATAAGTCTTCATTTAGATGGTGCGAGAATATTTAATGCTCATGCTGAAACAAATGTTGCTTTAGCTGACTATGCTAAATATGTAGATACAATGAGCTTTTCTTTTACTAAAGGACTTGGAGCTCCTTTTGGTTCAATGCTTATGGGTAAAAGAGAGATAATTGAAAAGGCTAAGAAGTTACAGGTTTGGTTGGGGAGTGGTTATCATCAAATTGGGTACTGCGCTAATGCAGCAAAATATGTACTACAGAATAATATCTCTAGGCTTAAAGAAGATAATAAGCTCGCTAAATTGTTTGCAGACAAGATTAAAGAAATTCCACATGTAAAGCTGATACTACCTTATCCAGAAACTAACATAGTAAGCTTTAGTATAAAAGAACTAAATGTGACTAATGAGTTTTTTTTGAGTAAATGCCAAGCTTATGGTTTATTGCTCTTTCCTTGGCTCGAATCTCATATAAGAGCAGTTGTTCATCTTGGTATAGAGGAAGCAGACATAATAAATGCTGCTGAAATTATAAAGGAGGTTGTATTAAATTTAGTATGA
- a CDS encoding threonine aldolase family protein — protein sequence MRVKIDFFSDSNTNPSSEMREVMAKAKVGNEAACEDPTVNELIETTCKILGKPAGIFLISGTMCNVIAYKVHIQRPGDYLLLDETSHPLIVQSGLIAAQAHATPLPIKGTRGIFTGEQIVEFITRPSLRNVPKVGLVSVEQTTNFGGGAVWPLEYIQEISSLCKKNDVSSHLDGARLFNACAYAKISPKEYANYFDSVFIDFSKGLGAPMGAVLAGSEEFIEKAWYYKFQIGGGMHQAGIISAACLYALNNNMNSLIEDHKKMQHLIKGLSSIDQVIINIDLYKTNIAYFSLRTDCISAQELINILMTNYGIRMANIRGKIRVITHRDISCEDINTTISTIRKILNR from the coding sequence ATGAGAGTAAAAATAGATTTCTTTAGCGATTCAAACACTAATCCTTCATCTGAAATGAGGGAAGTAATGGCTAAAGCAAAAGTTGGAAATGAAGCTGCATGTGAAGATCCAACTGTAAACGAATTAATAGAAACCACATGTAAAATATTAGGTAAGCCAGCAGGAATATTTTTGATTTCGGGAACGATGTGTAATGTAATTGCTTATAAAGTGCACATTCAAAGACCTGGTGATTATTTGTTACTCGATGAAACTTCGCATCCATTAATAGTGCAATCTGGATTAATTGCAGCCCAGGCACATGCCACTCCTTTACCTATTAAAGGAACAAGAGGAATATTTACTGGAGAGCAAATCGTTGAGTTTATTACTCGTCCTAGCTTAAGGAATGTTCCAAAAGTTGGGCTTGTTTCTGTCGAACAAACAACGAATTTTGGTGGTGGAGCTGTGTGGCCTTTAGAGTATATTCAAGAGATCTCAAGTCTCTGCAAAAAGAACGACGTATCCTCTCATTTAGATGGAGCAAGGCTGTTCAATGCTTGTGCTTATGCTAAAATATCTCCAAAAGAATATGCAAATTATTTTGATTCGGTGTTTATTGATTTTAGTAAGGGATTAGGCGCTCCAATGGGTGCAGTATTGGCTGGAAGTGAAGAGTTTATTGAAAAAGCTTGGTACTATAAGTTTCAAATTGGCGGAGGTATGCACCAAGCTGGCATTATTTCAGCTGCATGTTTATATGCTCTCAACAACAACATGAATTCTTTAATAGAAGATCATAAAAAAATGCAGCACCTTATAAAAGGTCTTAGCTCTATAGATCAAGTTATAATCAATATTGACCTATACAAAACTAATATAGCGTATTTCTCATTACGTACTGATTGTATATCTGCTCAAGAATTAATAAATATACTAATGACAAATTATGGAATTAGGATGGCTAACATAAGAGGTAAAATCAGAGTTATAACACATAGAGATATAAGCTGTGAAGATATTAATACTACTATATCTACTATAAGAAAGATACTGAATAGGTAA